CAAGTGGAATTGTCTCGCCCACTCTTCTGTAGATGTGATCGATAGCTATTAGGTTTTTAAAAGCCAGTGCTAACATCTAAACTATTTTTTGGTTGTGTTCCATGCAAGGTTTACTTTTTTTGGTTCGAAATCACCGAATTTCAAGGGGTTTTAGTTTTCTCTACTAACTGAAAAACGAATTTTGGTCCGATTTTAAATGGATTTGGATTCAAAATATAAAAATACAAAAGTCAAATTTTGGTCAACAAAATGAAATTTGGATCATTCCAAACAAAATTGTGGACCCTGGTTCCATGGTGATGAATTGATGGTATTGCATTTTTTGAGTAATTTGTAGACCATGGAGCTGGAAATTTAATCTCATATATCTTCTAATTTTCTATTGCTGTGACTTAAATATGTTATCTATTTTTTTTGACTATGCAGATGGCAAGGACACAGAAGAACAAAGCCACTGCTCACCATCTTGGTCTTCTGAAGGTAACTTGAAATATACTCTAATCTTTATCTTAGAACTCTTACCTATGGTAATTTCTGTCATTCACTTTAATGAGTTTAAGATTCCCACTCCATATGAGGCCATTAGGACATCTGCATATCATTTCAAGTTTAAGAGCATGATATAATAACACAAAAACATCTTCTCATAGCAAAAAGGGGTCAACATTTTGAAGCAAGAAGGGGTCAAATTTGGGAGCTTTGACATCCTTACAGATAATGATGTTCGTGAAGGTATGAAGAAGTTCTCCAACTGGCCCACTGTTCCTCAACTCTACTGCAAAGGCGAGCTTCTTGGTGAATGTGATATTGTTATTGCTATGCATGACAGTGGTGAATTGAAGGATGTTTTTGAGGAGCACAATATTCCCCTCAAACCACAGGGTAGAAAAAATGAAGAAGTAGGTCAGCCCGAGTCTGCAACTGAGAAGGGTGGTGCAGTTGCTGAACCAATTGGGCTTACTGATGCTCAGAAAGCTCGTTTGGAAAGCCTTATTAATTCCAGCCCAGTGATGGTATTCATCAAAGGTACACCAGAGGAACCAAGGTGTGGGTTCAGTGGGAAGTTGGTCCACATACTTAAGCAAGAGAATATTCCTTTCTCAAGTTTTGACATCCTTTCAGCTGATGAGGTTAGACAGGGGCTGAAAGTGCTCTCAAATTGGCCCAGTTACCCTCAACTATACATAAAAGGTGAGCTGGTTGGCGGCTCAGACATAGTGATGGAGATGCACAAGAGTGGTGAGCTGAAGAAGGTTATGTCTGAGAAAGGGGTTATTCCAAAGGAAAGCCTGGAGGACAGATTGAAGTCCCTGGTTTCCTCTGCACCGGTGATGCTTTTAATGAAGGGCACTCCAGATGCTCCTCATTGCGGCTTCAGTTCGAAGGTTGTGAACGCCTTGAAGAAGGAAGGGGTCAGCTTTGGGTCCTTCGACATCTTATCTGACGAGGAAGTTAGGCAAGGTTTGAAGACGTACTCCAACTGGCCTACCTTCCCCAGCTCTACTACAAATTGGAGCTGATTGGGGGATGTGATATCGTTCTTGAGATGGAGAAGAGCGGAGACCTGAAGTCAACCCTGTCAGAGTAGACACCTAGCTAGCATTCTTGCTTCGCTGGCGTTTTTACCATATTGCCTGCATTGGATCACTCTACTCTGGTATTCATGCCATTGTATTCATAGATCCACGTTGGTACTTGTCTGCAGTACCACATTGCTAGAATTGTGACACATCTGCAGAAGGAATAACTCACGCTTGTTCGGTACTGATTGCATTGTTCTTATATCACCAGTTCTATTGAACGGATGGAAGCTTTTTTGTTCGGGTATTGTCACGATCTATAGACGGATGAAGTAAAATATTTCTAGAGTATGTGTGTTCGTGTAATTGTGTATTTAAGTCATGCCATTGTTCTTGGGAAGGCACATGTGAAAAATATGACTTTCACAACGAACAAGCTTATATAAATCTAATTTCAAAATGGTTCGTACAACATTTATTCACGGGAACGGAGATAAGGAGCTGTAAGTATTCTCAGACTCATTATTCTAATTCCACGTGAATGGGAGTGGATTAGGGTGGACTTTGACTTCTATAGATTTAAATCGACTCAATACCATCCAGTATAGAACTAATTTACACCATAAATCATCTTAATCTATGTGGATTGAGGTGAATAAGAGCCTTAATCTATGTGGATCGAGTGAACGTATAGAATTAATTTACACCATAAATTATCTTAATCTATGTGGATTGAGATGAATAAGAGCCTTAATCTATGTGGATCGAGGTGAACAAGAGAGTATCCAAACAAGCTTTAATTATGTATTAACTAATTAACATCACAATAAATATGGTATATGGCTCTTTATTCACTAGAAAATATCGACAAGATACCTAGGAACGAATCTATCTCCTCTCTTTTCTTTTAAATTTTAGTGAATTGCATGGTTATCCCTAATCAGAGATGCAACTCAGTTTTTACTCTATTTTTTTAAAGTTTACACATGTCTCTCATTTTTTGAAACTACCAGACATTTTATCCCTACtaggtgaatgcccgtgcgttgcactctcatgagcattacatggcattcattcttacatctctactactaattaagTAGCTATTATAGGCGTCCACAATCTTACAGTGGCGCACGGTTCTGCCGTCTCCCTCCGCGCTCCCTCCACGCTGCATCAACGCCCGCAGGTTTTGCCTCTGCCTCTCACCGCGCCCCTTCCCccgccgcacccctccaccgcgccccttcccccgccgtgcccgAAAGCGCCGCGGATCCACCGTACGCCCGCCCTGGCGCCGTGGTTCCACGCCCTGgatccaccacctcctcctcctctccccatAACTGCGCCGTCTGCCCCCGCCGTACACCTCCACCGCGCCCCCGTCTCCGGCGTCGGGAGCGAGACCCCCACGGCGGTAGTGAGGTCCGAGAGCGAGACCCCCACGGCGTCCTTGTCCCCGTCTGCGTCCCCGTCCCCATCCGCGCCCGGGACGCCCACGGCCGCGGTCGCGTCTCCAGCGCCGGTTGCGGGGCCCAGGCTGGCGACGGGGTTTACGGAGAAATCGCCGCTTCACCTCGCCGCCTCCCCCACCGCGCGTCCGCAAGAGCCAAGAGTGGGCGTCTAGATTCCTACACCATGCCCCCGCTCGCGCAATCCTCGCTCCCACGGAACCCTAACCAAGAATCTGACTCCGCGCTAGATGAATCGGACGGAAGGAAGACGAGAAGGCCCCGAGGCGAGCGGGGGAACAAAGAAGAAGATGAAGGTCCGTGCGGCGGTGAAGCGCCTGTGCCGGTTCTGCAAGGTGGTGAAGCGTCGGGGAATCGTCTTCGTCAAATGGACGGCCAACGCCAAGCACAAGCAGTGCCAGGGCTTCTCCACCATCGCCGAAGCAGCCGCTGTCTCGTGCATTCACCTGCCTCCGCCGTCGCCCGCTAGCTGTTCCACCTCCGCCACAACTTTCGCAGAGTAAGATGATCCTCCACTCTCATGCCGCAACTTTCGTAGAGTAAGCAGTTCCGGAGTCACTTATGTGCCATCGATTACTGGAATTATTGCCTCTCGTTATACACTCTGGTAAACCTTAATTATGCAGATTGATCACAACTCTTAATCTTTCCTGGTCTATGCAGGGGTTCTCGACACTGAGGAATTAGCCATTGTAAACAGCACCTTTCGTAAGGCCCAAGGTTCCAGGCTACCTGGAATCATTGAGGAAACAAGGAGATCAGGGGAGTCAACAACCTCAATTCTGGAAAGTGAAACATGGGCGATGGAAAGCCTTGAGACTGAACTATTTGATAATGTCTGTGCTTCGATCCAGAGATCTCTTGGCAAACCTGATAAACTTTCAGGTCGGCCCGTTGCTGCCTCAACCCCCCCAAAGGCCACAGCAAATGCACCTCGTGTTGCAGGTAACAAGCCTCAAATGCTGACACAACATGCTAGGTGACATGAGCTTTTATGTTCTCAGTACCAGCACATGCTATGACATTGAGAAGCATCACGTCATAGCCTTGCTGCATTGAGAAGCAGTGATCTTTGTTCTTATTTGGAAATGGTTATACATGATAGGTGCTGCATGTATGTCATAGCAATCACCGTATGCACGCAGTCGTACTTCTTTTTTTCTTGCATTTCTGGTTTGCAGCTGCAGTTCGATTCAATATTGAGTGAAGTGTTTGTTTCTTTTCATGAAGTAGCATTAGCAGATGAAGAGGCAGAATATTCTTCTTGGGATAGTGACGACGAGTACCAGAAATTCATCCAAAACATCAATCGATTCCTGACTTAACCTCCAAGGTATACTGACCACTTCTTCAACAATTTCCTTGTTTCAGAAAAAATTAATTCCTTACTTAACCGGTTGTCGGAGGTGAATCTTCTTCTCTTCTGCTCACAGGTTGCGAGGCTTGGGCTGAGAAGTTAATTTAGCTGCTCTTTTTTTACGTGATGGCCCGGTTCAGAGACAGTAATGGAGGAGGCCTCGCTCGGAACGGTGGCGGAGCCACTGCTGGTGAGCGCAATCAGAGGGAAAAAGGTCGAGAGGGCACCAATCTGGCTCCTGAGGCAAGCCAAGAGGTACATGAAGGCAAGTCCACTTCCATTTTGTGACAGTCTTCTGTGTTGGTCTGCTAAGTAAGCATTTCTGTAATTAACATTCCAGTGCGTATCTCGAAGGAATGATCTAAATTGGTTAGTAATATTATATAATAGTAGTCTCCAAAACCGATTGATAAAGTATTTTAGAAATGGAGGAATTAACCAATAATCTTCATAGTAGGGAACATAAATGCTAaatgtttgccgagtgctgtgATATGTGTCACTTCATGATCTGTTATATAACGTGCTTTCGAACCGGGCCTTATTGCTTAGGAATATCTCCCACATGGTATTCATTGCAAGTTTTAATATTAGATTACAGATATCATACTATACCCAGAAGTTGCCTTCACATGAGATACAAAGTCTGATTTTATTCTTGACCCAAGAAAATGATGGTTTTTGATGCTGAGTCGCTTAGATAGTTCATAGTTTGGGACGCCAGAAATACTACAGGTTTTAAATTTCTTCCGTTCTGGTTTCGAACTATCATTAGTTTCACCTTGTATGTGTCTGATGTTGTGGGAGAATGTTGTGTTAGTGCGGCTGTGAAATTGGGATTGTCTTAAGAGGTTATTATTTTATTTGAGAGATGGGATGCTAACCTTGGGTTCTGTACTGTTTGTGTTTGATGGTTAAGTGTCTGGTGAGGTTTGTGTGGAAGTTTAGTCTATATGGGGTTTTCCTGCTTTTTAAATGCTTCCATCCCTGTGAAACGATCATAGTCTATTTTGTGGGTTGATTAGTTTATCACATCAATATGTAGTGTCGACAAATGCTATATGTTCTGTGCCTCTGATCACATTGCTGGATTTGATTGCTTTTCCTTAAAAAGGGAATACCCATTATTGACAACGTTGGAATCTGAGAAGGGAATTTCTAGACAGCCTTAACCCTGCAAAATTCTGCTCGTAGGCTGATTTAAACCCAGGACTGATAGGCAACAAGTGGAATTGTCTCGCCCACTCTTCTGTAGATGTGATCGATAGCTATTAGGTTTTTAAAAGCCAGTGCTAACATCTAAACTATTTTTTGGTTGTGTTCCATGCAAGGTTTACTTTTTTTGGTTCGAAATCACCGAATTTCAAGGGGTTTTAGTTTTCTCTACTAACTGAAAAACGAATTTTGGTCCGATTTTAAATGGATTTGGATTCAAAATATAAAAATACAAAAGTCAAATTTTGGTCAACAAAATGAAATTTGGATCATTCCAAACAAAATTGTGGACCCTGGTTCCATGGTGATGAATTGATGGTATTGCATTTTTTGAGTAATTTGTAGACCATGGAGCTGGAAATTTAATCTCATATATCTTCTAATTTTCTATTGCTGTGACTTAAATATGTTATCTATTTTTTTTGACTATGCAGATGGCAAGGACACAGAAGAACAAAGCCACTGCTCACCATCTTGGTCTTCTGAAGGTAACTTGAAATATACTCTAATCTTTATCTTAGAACTCTTACCTATGGTAATTTCTGTCATTCACTTTAATGAGTTTAAGATTCCCACTCCATATGAGGCCATTAGGACATCTGCATATCATTTCAAGTTTAAGAGCATGATATAATAACACAAAAACATCTTCTCATAGCAAAAAGGGGTCAACATTTTGAAGCAAGAAGGGGTCAAATTTGGGAGCTTTGACATCCTTACAGATAATGATGTTCGTGAAGGTATGAAGAAGTTCTCCAACTGGCCCACTGTTCCTCAACTCTACTGCAAAGGCGAGCTTCTTGGTGAATGTGATATTGTTATTGCTATGCATGACAGTGGTGAATTGAAGGATGTTTTTGAGGAGCACAATATTCCCCTCAAACCACAGGGTAGAAAAAATGAAGAAGTAGGTCAGCCCGAGTCTGCAACTGAGAAGGGTGGTGCAGTTGCTGAACCAATTGGGCTTACTGATGCTCAGAAAGCTCGTTTGGAAAGCCTTATTAATTCCAGCCCAGTGATGGTATTCATCAAAGGTACACCAGAGGAACCAAGGTGTGGGTTCAGTGGGAAGTTGGTCCACATACTTAAGCAAGAGAATATTCCTTTCTCAAGTTTTGACATCCTTTCAGCTGATGAGGTTAGACAGGGGCTGAAAGTGCTCTCAAACTGGCCCAGTTACCCTCAACTATACATAAAAGGTGAGCTGGTTGGCGGCTCAGACATAGTGATGGAGATGCACAAGAGTGGTGAGCTGAAGAAGGTTATGTCTGAGAAAGGGGTTATTCC
This portion of the Zea mays cultivar B73 chromosome 2, Zm-B73-REFERENCE-NAM-5.0, whole genome shotgun sequence genome encodes:
- the LOC103647020 gene encoding monothiol glutaredoxin-S11-like, with the protein product MHDSGELKDVFEEHNIPLKPQGRKNEEVGQPESATEKGGAVAEPIGLTDAQKARLESLINSSPVMVFIKGTPEEPRCGFSGKLVHILKQENIPFSSFDILSADEVRQGLKVLSNWPSYPQLYIKGELVGGSDIVMEMHKSGELVGGSDIVMEMHKSGELKKVMSEKGVIPKESLEDRLKSLVSSAPVMLLMKGTPDAPHCGFSSKVVNALKKEGVSFGSFDILSDEEVRQGLKTYSNWPTFPSSTTNWS